From Streptomyces rubradiris, a single genomic window includes:
- a CDS encoding putative sugar O-methyltransferase — MTGQVHRRYGPSAQWLHINEAHITEEAVADLAGFKSNGVNFKLALWNPQPNGVRYLKALTFALGMQLSPANRERLQRTRNREVGDPYAVRCNGEPVCLDYLQAVHEVEFMAANLPLDGARIMEIGAGYGRTCHTLLSNHEVAGYTIVDLPNTLALSRRYLHTVLEPEQFAKIRFVGVDEVEEQVRGARFDLCLNIDSFAEMDPGTVGDYLALIDATCAHFYVNNPVGKYIDKTLDGHSQGAAVVELALNSGLLRDVIDIHDSEAVLQKVPAFVSAYRPGPRWQCVARERAVSWSYYWQALYRAGAVPR, encoded by the coding sequence ATGACCGGTCAGGTGCACCGGCGTTACGGCCCGAGCGCGCAGTGGCTGCACATCAACGAGGCGCACATCACCGAGGAGGCCGTGGCCGACCTCGCCGGGTTCAAGTCGAACGGGGTCAACTTCAAGCTGGCGCTGTGGAACCCGCAGCCCAACGGCGTGCGCTACCTCAAGGCCCTCACCTTCGCCCTGGGCATGCAGCTCAGCCCCGCCAACAGGGAGCGGCTGCAGCGCACACGCAACCGGGAGGTCGGCGACCCCTATGCGGTGCGCTGCAACGGCGAACCGGTGTGCCTGGACTATCTGCAGGCGGTGCACGAGGTCGAGTTCATGGCGGCGAACCTGCCCCTCGACGGCGCCCGCATCATGGAGATCGGCGCCGGCTACGGCCGGACCTGTCACACCCTGCTGTCCAACCACGAGGTCGCCGGATACACGATCGTCGATCTGCCGAACACGCTCGCCCTGTCGCGCCGGTACCTGCACACCGTGCTGGAGCCGGAGCAGTTCGCGAAGATCCGTTTCGTGGGCGTCGACGAGGTGGAGGAGCAGGTGCGCGGCGCCCGCTTCGATCTGTGCCTGAACATCGACTCGTTCGCCGAGATGGACCCCGGCACCGTAGGGGACTACCTCGCGCTCATCGACGCGACCTGCGCGCACTTCTACGTCAACAACCCGGTCGGCAAGTACATCGACAAGACGCTGGATGGCCACTCGCAGGGCGCCGCCGTGGTGGAGCTGGCGCTCAACAGCGGGCTGCTGCGCGACGTCATCGACATCCACGACAGCGAGGCGGTGCTGCAGAAGGTGCCCGCTTTCGTGTCCGCCTACCGGCCCGGCCCGCGGTGGCAGTGCGTGGCGCGGGAACGCGCGGTGTCGTGGAGTTACTACTGGCAGGCCCTGTACCGCGCCGGGGCGGTGCCGCGGTGA